In a genomic window of Phoenix dactylifera cultivar Barhee BC4 unplaced genomic scaffold, palm_55x_up_171113_PBpolish2nd_filt_p 001492F, whole genome shotgun sequence:
- the LOC120108692 gene encoding probable inactive purple acid phosphatase 27, translating into MKSILRRLLLLFLVVSPVLVGYAAAGGGDGRRHVSGVQPLSKIAIHRASLALDEAAYVRASPELLGLQGEDIEWIKVELRSPNPTPDDWIGVFSPAKFNASSCPAESGNKKEEDPLICSAPIKYQFANYSNPSYMKTGKGSLRFRLINQRADFSFALFTGGLTNPKLVAVSNAISFANPKAPVYPRLAHGKSWNEMTVTWTSGYDINEALPFVEWGPKGAPLMRSPAGTLTFNRRSMCGAPAHTVGWRDPGFIHTSFLKDLWPNAEYTYKLGHQLFNGSYVWSKSYSFQASPYPGQNSVQQVIIFGDMGKAERDGSNEYSNYQPGSLNTTDTIVKDLDNIDIVFHIGDIVYANGYISQWDQFTSQVEPIASRVPYMIASGNHERDWPGTGSFYDTDDSGGECGVLAETMFFVPAENRAKFWYSTDYGMFRFCIADTEHDWREGSEQYEFIEHCLASVDRQKQPWLIFAAHRVLGYSSGSFYAAEGSFEEPMGRESLQKLWQKYKVDIAFYGHVHNYERTCPIYQNQCVNEEKSYYSGTVNGTIHVVVGGGGSHLSDFATIVPKWSLYRDYDYGFVKMTAFNHSSLLFEYKRSSDGKVYDFFAISRDYKDVLTCVHDSCSPKTLAS; encoded by the exons ATGAAGTCTATCCTGCGTCGGCTTCTGCTGCTCTTCTTGGTCGTCTCGCCAGTCCTCGTCGGCTACGCCGCGGCCGGCGGCGGAGACGGACGTCGGCACGTCTCCGGAGTCCAGCCACTGTCGAAGATCGCGATCCATCGGGCGTCTCTGGCGCTGGATGAGGCAGCGTACGTGAGGGCGTCACCGGAGCTTCTGGGTCTCCAG GGAGAAGATATTGAATGGATAAAAGTGGAGCTCCGAAGTCCCAATCCAACTCCTGATGATTGGATTGGAGTGTTCTCTCCTGCAAAATTTAA TGCATCTTCTTGTCCTGCCGAGAGTGGAAATAAGAAAGAGGAAGATCCATTGATATGCTCAGCTCCAATAAAG TATCAATTTGCCAATTATTCTAATCCAAGTTACATGAAAACCGGGAAGGGATCTTTGAGGTTTCGGTTGATCAATCAGCGGGCAGACTTTTCTTTTGCATTGTTCACTGGTGGCCTTACTAAT CCCAAGCTTGTTGCAGTTTCAAATGCAATTTCCTTTGCAAATCCAAAGGCTCCTGTTTATCCACGGCTTGCACATGGAAAATCTTGGAATGAG ATGACTGTGACATGGACAAGTGGATATGACATAAATGAGGCACTTCCTTTTGTTGAATGGGGACCAAAGGGGGCACCTTTAATGCGATCACCAGCTGGGACACTGACATTCAACCGCCGAAGCATGTGTG GTGCACCAGCACATACTGTTGGATGGAGAGATCCGGGATTTATACACACAAGTTTCTTGAAGGACTTATGGCCAAATGCAGA GTACACATACAAGCTTGGTCATCAGTTATTCAATGGATCATATGTTTGGAGCAAGTCTTATTCTTTCCAAGCATCTCCTTATCCAGGACAAAATTCCGTACAGCAAGTCATAATTTTTGGTGACATGGGAAAG GCAGAACGGGATGGCTCTAATGAATATAGCAACTATCAGCCTGGTTCGCTGAATACCACAGATACAATTGTTAAAGATTTGGACAACATTGACATTGTTTTTCATATAGGAGATATTGTATATGCTAATGGATATATATCCCAGTGGGATCAATTTACATCACAAGTTGAGCCAATTGCTTCAAGGGTGCCGTATATGATTGCAAG TGGCAATCATGAACGTGACTGGCCTGGGACAGGATCCTTCTATGACACTGATGATTCAGGAGGGGAATGTGGTGTATTGGCTGAAACCATGTTCTTTGTGCCAGCTGAGAACAGAGCTAAGTTTTG GTATTCTACGGACTATGGCATGTTCCGCTTCTGCATAGCAGACACTGAGCATGATTGGAGAGAAGGCTCTGAACAATATGAATTTATCGAACACTGCCTTGCCTCGGTAGATAGGCAGAAGCAGCCATGGTTGATATTTGCAGCTCATCGTGTGCTCGGTTATTCATCTGGCTCTTTCTATGCTGCAGAGGGCTCGTTCGAAGAGCCCATGGGAAGGGAAAGCCTTCAAAAGCTCtggcagaaatataaagtggacaTTGCATTCTATGGGCATGTTCACAACTATGAGAGGACCTGCCCAATCTACCAG AACCAGTGCGTGAATGAAGAAAAATCATATTACTCAGGCACGGTGAATGGAACCATCcatgttgttgttggtggcgGCGGCAGCCATTTGTCAGATTTTGCCACCATTGTGCCAAAATGGAGTCTTTACCGAGACTACGATTATGGGTTTGTTAAAATGACTGCTTTCAATCATTCATCACTTCTTTTTGAATATAAGAGGAGCAGTGATGGTAAAGTGTATGATTTCTTCGCCATCTCAAGAGACTATAAGGATGTCCTCACCTGTGTTCATGATAGTTGCTCCCCAAAAACATTGGCCTCGTAG